The following are from one region of the Simiduia agarivorans SA1 = DSM 21679 genome:
- a CDS encoding DUF4349 domain-containing protein, translating into MRKAKLWLMPLCLFLFAGCSSDSKQDESFGVAQSMKMVADTQRGSAEYLAYEHRITVRLARESIEAGFNRLVDYCGQDRAHQCTVLHASVNTGDYARASLRMRLAPAGVEPLIAQAAETGDLNARAMDVEDLQTAVADNSKRMDMLIQYQSRLQALEKESAADVDALIRVAGELARVQSDIEYAQGEKAALMQRIQMDIVNISLEPERYGSFFEPIAEAASGFGENLSNAIAFAITGVAYSMPWLVLLIFLIWLVRKFWLRRHTG; encoded by the coding sequence GTGCGTAAAGCAAAACTTTGGCTTATGCCACTTTGTCTATTTTTATTTGCGGGCTGTTCAAGTGATTCGAAGCAGGATGAATCCTTTGGTGTGGCGCAATCAATGAAAATGGTTGCAGATACTCAGCGTGGTAGTGCTGAGTATCTGGCGTACGAGCACAGGATAACCGTACGCCTAGCGCGCGAATCGATCGAGGCGGGCTTTAACCGGTTGGTGGATTATTGTGGTCAGGACCGGGCACACCAATGCACAGTGTTGCATGCGTCGGTGAATACCGGGGATTATGCCCGTGCTAGTTTACGCATGCGCCTGGCGCCAGCGGGGGTTGAGCCTTTGATCGCGCAGGCGGCGGAGACTGGAGACCTCAATGCCCGGGCAATGGATGTGGAAGATCTGCAAACAGCCGTTGCCGATAACAGCAAACGCATGGACATGTTAATACAATATCAGTCGCGTCTGCAGGCGCTGGAGAAAGAGTCTGCCGCGGATGTTGATGCGCTTATCCGTGTTGCTGGCGAGTTGGCGCGGGTGCAATCGGATATCGAGTACGCGCAGGGCGAGAAAGCTGCGCTAATGCAGCGAATTCAGATGGATATCGTTAACATTAGCCTTGAGCCTGAGCGTTACGGTTCTTTTTTCGAGCCGATAGCAGAGGCTGCATCAGGGTTTGGAGAAAATCTTTCGAATGCGATTGCGTTCGCCATTACCGGCGTTGCCTATTCCATGCCATGGTTGGTGCTATTGATTTTCCTGATTTGGCTGGTGCGCAAGTTCTGGTTACGTCGTCATACTGGCTGA